The Neoarius graeffei isolate fNeoGra1 chromosome 10, fNeoGra1.pri, whole genome shotgun sequence genome has a segment encoding these proteins:
- the LOC132892954 gene encoding proline-rich transmembrane protein 4, producing MEHSSHFLRRSLRNQITSMALLLMIPLLLALVHPTASQVYVNSSLNDDDNITITPALEQADQTQESLRPSHPIDWTEVPDQIMGSSVKTERVTDRNDSVGVSEQGDTISNGKPEAINHKLEEFSTKPSKMHMKVDLTEHSRSPNNRTNGGLRQTQHSTVRPVTTVPTQKVGGYSGKETVTFIPIKQDSGGTTIVEAETVPKKAITDTNTKDWSTSAALRPTIINLKSSTDSDDADQARSSHTFVTAVSISHIKPTVGLVLQAETFTATATLPNKEPPTPVHSPVIADKMNTSGADLGAKQSSTTGTQHQSKESPSTSPSFNHTITTLLDTNMSDVQLRTPPQSGEHSPATLTTQQPKSTTQLASTTTITNQKLEGAAFQGTGSTTSSQHRVDLESSKSTTKQHSTADTTTSQSTTLPLPMGRGRLLPMDNDARPEEDNSLSLGNTSLVKLGPTPSANSCATGLGLCSSPEDRTPSEAPALNQTLLVWADLSHTLTFAWEMHVFGSAALFLLLTAGSALGLILAPSMHCPHRGALALANGLLLLTGIIRAIYFLVDPYGSRLLLPLSVATALCTLPLPLLIWVHSAVVVLVLKGAEVVLLPPPLQHPPLLHPPLLAVMAILQCTLLLAADLLSPALSPAVPVVLQSLTLTAGLVLCLGYIFLVLPRLSNVQVGHSRDKGLSSSKMRMLVRVLAGCALLGALCCLLHTYTCFWLYGLLGDWRHFRWAWWLVQFWARLLELTWAFCLLLLSSWVFWRPQGGQMGRAQGQGVGVTGDLTSPCSSSNSSETHTCWAKIVQSLKGRPCRKSDSNGVGGASGGGVAGELPNNWAGQERSGVDISKSLIRNRDLPKESNRGRNQRSIDGSFGSLLRLQALNRPHQCSVSSSLDREKESAVSLYDFDLRPPSPIDLTRSIDEALHREHVLRGGSLFHPLGPPSPPPSPETWMRRNSDPQIMLSESSDEHTLLTESSAGLNRSIPSAVPSRQVTAPPTPTHQGPRWTSQALVPSSISCPISLHPSPSMGRALSPSTDDTRPFLTPDLDKVGSDNGGERSYLTANRHDDSASVTSDIIDL from the exons ATGGAACACAGCAGCCATTTCTTGAGGCGTTCCTTGAGAAATCAGATCACTTCCATGGCGCTTCTGCTAATGATCCCCTTGCTTCTTGCTCTTGTCCATCCAACTGCAAGCCAAGTGTATGTAAACTCTTCTTTAAATGATGATGACAACATAACCATAACACCTGCTCTAGAACAAGCCGATCAGACACAGGAGAGTCTAAGGCCTTCTCATCCCATAGACTGGACTGAAGTGCCTGACCAAATAATGGGTTCAAGTGTTAAGACAGAAAGAGTAACAGACAGAAATGATTCTGTTGGAGTCAGTGAGCAAGGAGACACGATATCAAATGGGAAACCAGAGGCTATAAATCATAAATTGGAGGAGTTTTCAACGAAACCTTCAAAAATGCACATGAAAGTTGACCTTACAGAACATTCCCGATCACCAAACAACAGAACCAATGGTGGACTTCGCCAAACTCAACATTCCACTGTGAGGCCTGTTACCACAGTACCCACCCAAAAGGTCGGAGGTTATTCTGGAAAGGAAACCGTTACATTTATACCCATCAAACAAGATTCTGGAGGAACTACAATAGTAGAGGCAGAGACAGTGCCCAAAAAAGCAATTACTGACACCAATACCAAAGACTGGTCAACGTCAGCAGCATTACGTCCCACGATAATTAACTTAAAGTCATCAACTGACTCTGATGATGCTGACCAAGCCCGATCATCTCATACCTTTGTGACAGCTGTGTCCATCAGTCATATAAAGCCTACTGTTGGCTTAGTGCTTCAGGCTGAAACCTTCACTGCTACAGCTACACTGCCCAAcaaggaaccaccaacaccagttCATTCCCCAGTGATCGCTGATAAGATGAACACTAGTGGGGCTGATCTAGGAG CTAAGCAAAGCAGTACCACTGGAACACAACATCAATCAAAAGAAAGTCCATCAACTTCACCATCATTTAATCACACCATCACTACCCTACTCGACACAAACATGTCCGACGTTCAGCTGAGGACACCACCACAAAGTGGTGAACATTCCCCAGCTACCTTGACTACACAGCAGCCCAAGAGCACAACACAGTTAGCAAGCACAACAACGATAACCAATCAGAAGTTAGAAGGGGCTGCATTTCAAGGAACAGGTTCTACAACAAGCAGCCAGCACAGAGTAGACCTCGAATCTTCAAAAAGCACAACAAAACAGCACAGCACAGCAG ATACAACCACTTCTCAAAGCACAACTCTGCCCCTCCCTATGGGACGTGGACGTTTGCTCCCAATGGACAATGATGCAAGACCAGAAGAAGATAATTCTCTATCTCTGGGGAATACCTCATTAGTTAAACTTGGACCCACCCCTTCTGCAAATTCCTGtgcaacaggtttgggcctctgttCTTCTCCTGAAGACCGGACACCCAGTGAAGCCCCTGCCTTAAACCAGACCTTGCTGGTGTGGGCTGACCTGAGCCACACACTGACGTTTGCCTGGGAGATGCATGTTTTTGGCTCTGCTGCCCTCTTCCTGCTTCTCACTGCTGGGTCTGCTTTGGGTTTAATCCTGGCTCCCAGCATGCACTGCCCTCACCGTGGGGCACTAGCACTTGCTAATGGCCTCCTGCTCCTCACAGGTATAATCCGAGCCATTTACTTCTTGGTTGATCCCTATGGTTCTCGTCTGCTCTTGCCATTATCAGTTGCCACAGCCCTGTGTACATTACCATTACCTCTGTTAATATGGGTGCATTCTGCAGTGGTGGTGTTGGTGCTAAAAGGGGCTGAGGTGGTTTTGCTGCCTCCACCTCTTCAGCACCCACCTCTTCTGCACCCACCTCTTCTGGCTGTGATGGCCATTCTCCAATGTACTCTACTGCTAGCTGCTGACCTGCTGTCACCTGCACTGTCACCTGCCGTACCTGTTGTCCTGCAAAGCCTTACTTTGACTGCTGGGTTGGTACTGTGCCTAGGTTACATATTCCTTGTGCTGCCACGGCTCTCCAATGTCCAGGTAGGCCACAGTAGGGATAAAGGGCTAAGTAGTTCAAAGATGAGGATGCTAGTACGTGTGCTAGCAGGGTGTGCGCTTCTCGGGGCATTGTGCTGTCTGTTGCACACTTATACCTGCTTTTGGCTGTACGGGCTGCTAGGGGACTGGCGCCATTTCCGCTGGGCTTGGTGGCTGGTTCAGTTCTGGGCACGACTGCTTGAACTTACATGGGCCTTCTGTCTGTTGCTGCTGAGCTCCTGGGTTTTCTGGAGACCTCAAGGGGGTCAGATGGGGAGAGCTCAAGGACAGGGAGTGGGTGTCACAGGTGACCTCACCTCGCCCTGCTCATCCTCCAATTCTTCAGAAACACACACTTGCTGGGCAAAGATTGTGCAGAGCCTGAAGGGGAGGCCTTGTAGGAAATCTGACAGCAATGGGGTGGGAGGGGCTAGTGGTGGTGGGGTTGCAGGGGAGCTGCCTAATAACTGGGCAGGACAGGAACGCTCAGGTGTAGACATCAGCAAGAGCCTTATAAGAAACCGGGACCTACCCAAAGAAAGCAACCGTGGACGTAACCAGAGAAGCATTGACGGTTCATTTGGGTCATTGCTAAGGCTGCAGGCACTCAATCGGCCACACCAGTGCTCAGTGAGCAGCAGTCTGGACCGGGAAAAAGAATCGGCTGTCTCACTTTATGACTTTGACTTGCGTCCTCCATCCCCAATTGACCTGACCCGTAGTATTGACGAGGCACTGCACCGGGAGCATGTGCTCAGGGGTGGTAGCTTGTTTCATCCTCTGGGACCCCCGTCACCACCTCCATCTCCTGAGACTTGGATGCGCAGGAACAGTGATCCTCAAATTATGCTGTCAGAGAGCAGTGATGAACACACTCTGTTGACGGAGTCCTCCGCTGGCTTAAACCGCTCCATACCCAGTGCTGTCCCAAGCCGGCAGGTAACAGCTCCTCCTACACCCACCCATCAAGGCCCACGCTGGACCTCTCAAGCTCTTGTGCCTTCCTCCATTTCCTGCCCCATCTCCTTGCACCCCTCTCCTAGTATGGGTCGAGCCCTGAGTCCCAGCACAGACGATACCAGACCGTTCCTCACCCCTGACCTAGATAAGGTGGGGTCTGACAATGGAGGGGAGAGGAGCTACCTGACGGCCAATCGCCATGATGACTCAGCGAGTGTCACAAGTGACATAATCGATCTTTGA